From the Shewanella amazonensis SB2B genome, one window contains:
- a CDS encoding cytochrome b — protein MWRNRASGYGWIAIGIHWMMAVLILGLFALGLWMVELNYYSQWYQVAPYWHKGLGGVVFALLLLRLGIRLGDQQPSALGKGAEVVLAKIVHLALYLLPLGLVISGYLISTADGRALELLGLVSIPSLVSFPGQEDTAGQIHGVLAWLLIALVSAHALAAIKHHLINRNATLLRMLRPQKEI, from the coding sequence ATGTGGCGAAATCGCGCGTCAGGTTATGGCTGGATTGCTATTGGAATTCACTGGATGATGGCCGTCCTGATCCTGGGGCTCTTCGCTTTGGGGTTGTGGATGGTGGAACTTAACTATTACAGCCAGTGGTACCAAGTCGCCCCATACTGGCACAAGGGCTTGGGAGGCGTTGTATTTGCCTTATTGTTACTGAGGCTGGGGATTCGGTTGGGGGACCAACAGCCCAGCGCCTTGGGGAAAGGCGCCGAAGTGGTGCTTGCCAAAATAGTGCATCTCGCGCTGTACCTGTTGCCACTGGGATTGGTGATAAGTGGCTACCTAATTTCGACAGCCGATGGCCGTGCCCTGGAGCTGCTGGGGCTGGTATCCATTCCATCGCTTGTGTCATTTCCGGGTCAGGAAGATACGGCTGGACAAATCCACGGTGTGCTTGCGTGGCTATTAATCGCCCTGGTGAGTGCCCATGCGCTGGCTGCCATCAAACACCACCTTATTAACAGAAACGCCACTTTATTAAGAATGCTAAGGCCCCAAAAGGAAATCTGA